Within Plasmodium reichenowi strain SY57 chromosome 3, whole genome shotgun sequence, the genomic segment atataaataaacaaacaaacaaatGTAAGTATATCCATACATATAACatttcaaaaatattatattttaattattctttttattttttttaaacttaccattttattatatataatttctatttcacaaaaaaaaaaaaaaaaaatttttatgtgacactttatattttataataaccTCCTAAATTTCAcagtatataataaaatattctataaatatttctttataaagatataaattaaaaaatttggagatttcttattttgtttttatgTTTTCTTAAATCCTTCACTCATTCacataattttaattttatttttttttaatttattatattatatatatattttttttgggaggggaagaataaaaataaaaaaatttaggtataatatatatatatatatatatatatatatatatatatatattatataataaatatgtgaataaatatatggatatatattatattgtacttattatttttagCGCATATAAatggaatatataaactttccttgttatataaaaaaaaaataataaatataaaataaatatataatatatatatttatttatttatatatgttgtatcatatttaatattgtattattttctataaattttaaataaaaggGTGGTgatcattaatatataaataaatataactaTATATAGGCATGTGCAAATTAtggaaaaataataaagttatatatacataaatatataaatatatatatatatatatatatatatatatatatatatatatatatatattatattatattattatgtttatatataacttatTAATTTCCTTGTTCATAcagaaatataaaaaaatgacgactttaatatttcattctgaatatatcttaaaagatcaattttttttcatcataatgtaaaataaatttatattacaacaattatacatatacatataagtatattcctttttttttttttaatcgttaaaagaataaatacaaataattaagaataaattttatttacgtgaataaaaataaaaatattaccatgaaaaaataaaatatgaaaaaaatcTTATTATAGTTTATAATTTAGGTGATATAATTATCTataattcattattattttatattatttcaattatatattgaaagaataattgatgaaaaaaaatatatgatcatataaataaataaataaataaatatatatatatatatatatatatatatataatatatattatatatttttaattttgaAACATCTTAATGGTATCTATatctaatatttttaaaaagtaaaaaaagaaatggACAACAAagtttaaaatatatatatatatatatttttttttcattcatAAGATATAAAATAGAACATATAAACGGAATAAATTACTTAAGAAAGTATATgttatcatttaataatatactaCATTCCATAGTTGGGTTTGGACACATTTGATGTTgtatttctatttttacTCTTTCTTTCTTATAAAAGTTCcttataataagaataattattattattattaaatgcAGTAAATGAGGacaaaatataacatttataaatatttatttatttatttaattttattattattttttttttttcttgtgTATTCCTATGGCTATTTATTAGTGTGgcaaatatattattattttaatactatccattatacatttatatttataacctcttgaaaaaatatatatatatatatatttttttttttattttttaacatgaatattttaaatgaagaatataaatttttttatttcaatatatattattaaaaatgatataaatataatttttttttttttttttttaatgatatataaatatatttttttttaaataatgtataCTACATTATGTAAAACAGGGATCTCTTCTTATTCTTTAATATTGAGGAtggaaataaaataaaataatatatataatttatattatatatatatatatttatttatttatttattattatatattatttttaaaatattcaaataatattccaagtttatttttaattatacatataaaaaaaaataatacatttatatattacatatatattatatatattatatatatatatatatatatatatatatatatataccctaatattacatatataatatctaACCACTTAACACgcctttttatatataatatcttaatatatatataatatattttatatataatattatataaatttcttaatgtattaaaaaatatatattataatataccacattatatatgatatatcaatacataaaatttattatatattataaatattataaaactTGAAAGATGGattttgaattattattatttatcttttcacgcataataatataaaaaaaaaataataaataattgttgatatatataaatattatatatatattattatatatataatatatattatacaagTATTTAAtatgcttttttttttttattaaatcccaatacataaaaatataatatatatatatatataataatatatatattatatatatatatgtagaaaaaaaaaaagaaaaaagaaaatttaattttaaaaagtatatttatttatatataatatatccttcaaaaaaaaaaaaaaaaaggaatcttaaatgtaattattttaaaataaaataaagtttctttctttttttttttttttttaattttctgaaacaataatataataacaattttataaataatatatattattattatatattatatttacgTTTAATTTTGCAAAAACataagaaaagaaaaagtaATTAAAAATGGGATCAGgtaattataaaatataaataaatatgttgatttgaatatatatattttgactaatatttattatatatatatatgtatatttgaatttttcaatatattttttaattattaatatatatatatatatatatatatagttgaggttataaatatatatatatatatatttttttttttttttttttttgaattttaTAGGAAAACCAAGTGGATTAAGAGCAGCAAGGAAATTAAGAATCAGAAGAAGAACCCAAAGATGGGCTGATAAAAGTTACAAAAAATCTCACCTTGGTACTCGTTGGAAGTCCAACCCTTTCAGAGGAAGTTCTCATGCCAAGGGAATTGTTGTTGAAAAAGTTGCTATAGAAGCAAAACAGGTAAATATacacacaaaaaaaataaaataaatacatatgaatatttatttatatatattataaaagaagaaaacaaaaataattgtatacccatatatatgtttatattataatatatgtaagagtatacattattttttttttttttttttacatatcttcataatatattccaTTTGTGTTCCAtgtgtttatataaatgaactACGTGGGTCAAAAAATggataaagaaaattaaggagatatattactttatttcattttttgttgttttattaatacataaaaaaaaatagtatatttcttcaacaacatataatacataaaagAATCGCATTGTCTTTGTGTTATagttattataatttttttttttttatattaacCAAACGAAAAATATACctatatgtatatatatatatatatatatatatatatttttatatatttgtatttatttatttatttatttattttttcattttgtagCCCAACTCTGCTTACCGTAAATGTGTTAGAGTTcaattaattaaaaatggaaaaaaaattacagCATTCGTACCAGGAGACGGTTGTTTAAATTTCATCGACGAAAATGACGAAGTTTTAGTCTCAGGATTTGGTAGAAGTGGTCACTCAGTTGGTGATTTACCTGGTGTTAAATTTAAAGTAGTAAAAGTCGCAAGGGTTTCTTTATTAGCcttatttaaagaaaaaaaagagaaacCAAGATCATAAATCATccaatatattatctatcatttattttattgtcCATATGTGTaccatatatatgttaaaatataatatatgtatatatgttatatatatgtatatatatatatatttttttttttttttttttttttcatcaacttggtaatatatataataaacttaattataaataatatatttaattttaattaaggacataaatcatttttgaaacaagaattttttttcattgtaccaaaaaaaaaaaaatatatatatatatatatatataaacatatatttatttttatatgatcaTTTAAATTGCCCTTATTTTTACGTAACGAatccttattattttattctcTTTTATATGcagaatattttaatacatttttaattttaccatgcttcttatatatatatatatatatatatatatatatataataaaaataaagtcattcaaattttcttcttttaacaccttttttttttttctttaccTTTTCccttaatatataaatatatgtgttaTACATTTgtttgttatatatttatatattatcttttcGTACATTGTGTGTGGtaagataataatatatttataaacacaaacatataaaatttaaaataattaacaAGGTATTTAAGGAAAGAAGGACaatgttaataatttataaaaaaaaaaaaaaaaaaaatatatatataaatatatatgtatatatatatatatatatttatatatatatattttatttgttataataagacttatataaaataatatattatacattatataacatatatatatattatatatatatatatatatatatatatatatatatatatacatgaatacagatataaaaaaaacatttaaGCAGTAACAGTTTGATTTtgtgataataaaaagtcTTTTTCTGCTGAGTCCTCTCCAAAATCAACAACAGCAACAGAACTAGCTccaataatttttcttgCATTTCCTTCATTATctaatttaaataaacCAGCCCAATGTCCTAAATCTTTACTATCATTTTGTACCATAAATAATGGGATGTTTTTTTCAGCACATAAGGTAgtaattaattttttatatgctGGTTCTGAGCATACATCTGATAAGAAACATACTTTTGCTTCTTGAGATTCGATGGATTTTATAACTTCTCTAATTCCAATTTTTAGTCCGTCGTGTACGTGAGCATTTTTAATAACctacaaaaattaaaagagcaaataaaatatatatacatatatatgaacgttttttttttttttttttttttttctcttttttttcccgtttcacatatataatatggaTTTATTTAGcataacaatataaatatatatatatatgtatatataaatatcaCATTCAATTTAttcttaaaaataaaaatatataacaatatattattccacatatatatatatatatatatatatatatatatatatatatatatatatatatatttatttatttattatttcattaaaAACAATCTTACCTTTTGAATTGCTGTAACATTATCAAAAACAGCCTTTTCTTCAACTACTACATTATTATCAGCACTTTCAACATCACTCATTTTGTTcgaaaaattaaaatattatataatttgtaaataataattaaatatataaaaattaaaataagaacaggaaaattttaaagaatttaatatataaagaaatcAACAAGtggaaatatttttttttagtaaaaaaaaaaaaaaaaattcacaatgttttttttattatatatatataatatattttatttaatagaatatttaaaaaaaaaaaatttttttttggaaaaaaatatacgaataaatatttttaaaaatatcttatatatatatatatataatatatgtatatatttcattatatataataatatatattaatatatatatataatttttttttttgaaatattttattatatatgattgaatgtaatatacataatgttatttatagtatatacatatatatatatatatatataataattttattaagggcttttaataaaattataataattagtattatgaataaatgtataatgttctataataataaaatttatatatcgccgacaaatattattttagGTACTATggtaatattattatatacaatattatatatagtgGGAAAACTTACATacttcaaaaaaaaaaaataaataaataaaaaattataaatatataaaaattatgattttatgataaaataataatatatataatattatatatatatatatatatgtgcacatgttaaataatatataattttatagTACATAATTAAAGAACAGgtttgtttttataaatatgtatttaatgttatattaatctatacatatattatatatatatatatatttttatgaatataa encodes:
- a CDS encoding 40S ribosomal protein S23, putative, coding for MGSGKPSGLRAARKLRIRRRTQRWADKSYKKSHLGTRWKSNPFRGSSHAKGIVVEKVAIEAKQPNSAYRKCVRVQLIKNGKKITAFVPGDGCLNFIDENDEVLVSGFGRSGHSVGDLPGVKFKVVKVARVSLLALFKEKKEKPRS
- a CDS encoding 40S ribosomal protein S12, putative, which gives rise to MSDVESADNNVVVEEKAVFDNVTAIQKVIKNAHVHDGLKIGIREVIKSIESQEAKVCFLSDVCSEPAYKKLITTLCAEKNIPLFMVQNDSKDLGHWAGLFKLDNEGNARKIIGASSVAVVDFGEDSAEKDFLLSQNQTVTA